A region of Streptomyces sp. WMMC500 DNA encodes the following proteins:
- a CDS encoding bifunctional diguanylate cyclase/phosphodiesterase, which yields MRPTESTEPAPVLRRLVLPALPWLVQAVGGLVFVVGVLHGLREGYALFPRGTAGWGLIVLTAALIAHLVAPGRDRWSGGNGSAAALTLAVLLLYGWIPAAVISLLVILAVAAVRRPHRRPAPLHGAVEILGISAAAVVLWTCGEHPTVERPWQPGSWDLYALPELIAAALSYTLVTRVLTWYAAPGHREGPGLLARAALTRQGLGGAALLGIAPLIIVVAVNTPVLLPLFAVPLIALDSSLWMARARVEEQLRDPLTGLPNRQWLLERTRHALGEAESTGRRAALILIDLDRFRAVNDTLGHRAGDRLLLQLAGRLRLALPRGAEAARLGGDEFAVLIPLTDSATSAQRVARTLVAALGSPLDLDGMSLVLEASAGVAVYPEHAAETEGLLQRADVAMYQAKRDRSGVEVYEARRDGNTPDRLGLLGDLRRALQAHEVALHYQPKVGFDGRVVGLEALVRWAHPERGHVSPEEFIAIAETSGLMPVLTEYVLETALAQVADWRAAGLQVPVAVNVSPRDVHTPGFAGAVAARLARHGVPPGALQLEITEHVLLEDPQRAADTLAGLTGHGVKMSLDDFGTGYSSLVHLRRLPVSELKIDRSFVARLAVDPEDLEIVRCTVDLAHSLGLRVVAEGVEDDETWEHLRDLGCDAVQGWLVAAAMPPQETTAWLRARGPGPGGVKALPPAPDAAREPADEPAAAAAGAAQQPDEAEEPVKPAK from the coding sequence ATGCGACCGACGGAGAGCACGGAACCGGCGCCGGTGCTGCGCCGGTTGGTGCTGCCCGCCCTGCCGTGGCTGGTGCAGGCCGTCGGCGGCCTGGTGTTCGTCGTCGGCGTGCTGCACGGGCTGCGGGAGGGCTACGCGCTCTTTCCCCGCGGCACCGCGGGCTGGGGCCTGATCGTCCTGACGGCCGCCCTCATCGCCCATCTGGTCGCACCCGGCCGCGACCGCTGGTCCGGCGGCAACGGCTCGGCCGCCGCGCTCACCCTGGCCGTGCTCCTGCTCTACGGCTGGATCCCGGCCGCCGTCATCAGCCTGCTGGTCATCCTCGCTGTCGCCGCCGTGCGCCGGCCGCACCGCCGCCCGGCGCCGCTGCACGGGGCCGTCGAGATCCTCGGCATCTCGGCGGCCGCCGTCGTGCTGTGGACCTGCGGCGAGCACCCGACGGTCGAGCGGCCCTGGCAGCCCGGCTCCTGGGACCTGTACGCGCTGCCCGAGCTGATCGCCGCCGCGCTGTCGTACACCCTGGTCACCCGTGTGCTCACCTGGTACGCGGCCCCCGGCCACCGCGAAGGCCCGGGCCTGCTCGCCCGCGCCGCGCTGACCCGCCAGGGCCTGGGCGGCGCGGCGCTGCTCGGCATCGCGCCGCTCATCATCGTCGTCGCCGTGAACACGCCCGTGCTGCTGCCGCTGTTCGCCGTGCCGCTCATCGCGCTCGACTCCAGCCTGTGGATGGCTCGCGCCCGCGTCGAGGAGCAGTTGCGCGACCCGCTGACCGGGCTGCCCAACCGCCAGTGGCTGCTGGAGCGGACCCGGCACGCCCTCGGCGAGGCCGAGAGCACCGGCCGCCGCGCCGCCCTCATCCTCATCGACCTCGACCGCTTCCGCGCCGTCAACGACACCCTCGGCCACCGCGCCGGCGACCGGCTGCTGCTCCAACTCGCCGGCCGGCTACGGCTCGCGCTGCCCCGCGGCGCGGAGGCCGCCCGCCTCGGCGGCGACGAGTTCGCCGTGCTCATCCCGCTGACGGACTCCGCCACCAGCGCCCAGCGGGTGGCCCGTACGCTCGTCGCCGCCCTCGGCTCCCCGCTCGACCTCGACGGGATGAGCCTGGTGCTGGAGGCCAGCGCCGGCGTCGCCGTCTACCCCGAGCACGCCGCCGAGACCGAGGGCCTGCTCCAGCGCGCCGACGTGGCGATGTACCAGGCCAAGCGGGACCGCAGCGGCGTGGAGGTCTACGAGGCCCGCCGCGACGGCAACACCCCCGACCGGCTCGGCCTGCTGGGCGACCTGCGCCGGGCGCTGCAGGCCCACGAGGTGGCCCTGCACTACCAGCCGAAGGTCGGCTTCGACGGCCGCGTCGTCGGCCTGGAGGCCCTGGTCCGCTGGGCGCACCCGGAGCGCGGGCACGTCAGCCCGGAGGAGTTCATCGCCATCGCCGAGACCTCGGGCCTGATGCCGGTGCTCACGGAGTACGTCCTGGAGACCGCGCTCGCCCAGGTGGCCGACTGGCGCGCCGCCGGCCTCCAGGTCCCCGTCGCCGTCAACGTCTCGCCGCGCGACGTGCACACGCCGGGGTTCGCCGGCGCCGTCGCCGCGCGCCTCGCCCGGCACGGCGTGCCGCCCGGCGCGCTGCAACTGGAGATAACGGAACACGTGCTGCTGGAGGACCCGCAGCGCGCCGCCGACACCCTCGCCGGGCTCACCGGGCACGGCGTGAAGATGTCGCTCGACGACTTCGGCACCGGCTACTCCTCGCTCGTCCACCTGCGCCGGCTGCCGGTCAGCGAGCTGAAGATCGACCGCTCGTTCGTGGCCCGGCTCGCCGTCGACCCGGAGGACCTGGAGATCGTCCGCTGCACCGTCGACCTCGCGCACTCCCTCGGGCTGCGCGTCGTCGCCGAGGGCGTCGAGGACGACGAGACCTGGGAGCACCTGCGGGACCTCGGCTGCGACGCCGTGCAGGGCTGGCTCGTCGCCGCCGCCATGCCGCCGCAGGAGACCACGGCGTGGCTGCGCGCCCGCGGGCCGGGACCCGGCGGCGTGAAGGCGCTGCCGCCCGCTCCGGACGCCGCGCGCGAGCCGGCCGACGAGCCGGCCGCGGCCGCGGCCGGGGCCGCGCAGCAGCCGGACGAGGCGGAGGAGCCGGTGAAACCGGCGAAGTGA
- the gatC gene encoding Asp-tRNA(Asn)/Glu-tRNA(Gln) amidotransferase subunit GatC, producing MPGITREEVAHLAKLARLELSGEELDHFAGQLDAIIGAVARVADVAGEDVPPTSHPLPLTNVMRPDTVRPSLTAQQALSGAPAQEQQRFKVPQILGEE from the coding sequence ATGCCTGGCATCACGCGCGAGGAGGTCGCCCACCTCGCGAAGCTGGCGCGCCTGGAGCTGAGCGGTGAGGAGCTGGACCACTTCGCCGGCCAGCTCGACGCCATCATCGGCGCGGTCGCCCGCGTCGCGGACGTGGCCGGCGAGGACGTACCGCCGACCTCCCACCCGCTGCCCCTGACGAACGTCATGCGCCCGGACACCGTCCGGCCGAGCCTGACCGCGCAGCAGGCGCTCTCCGGCGCGCCCGCCCAGGAGCAGCAGCGTTTCAAGGTGCCGCAGATCCTGGGGGAGGAGTGA
- the ligA gene encoding NAD-dependent DNA ligase LigA encodes MGTDSEARERHRLLAEQIEEHRFRYYVTTPVISDADFDKLMRQLEALEEEHPELRTPDSPTQKVAGAYETEFTSVQHLERMLSLDNAFTDEELDTWADRMARELDPQPYHLLCELKVDGLAVNLTYEHGRLVRGATRGDGRAGEDITPNIRTIGEIPHRLAGENVPDLVEIRGEVYFTLSEFQRLNADLVAEGKPPFANPRNSAAGSLRQKNPQISASRPLHMVVHGIGRLDGVRFDRLSGAYELLKEWGLPTSPYTRVVDGIDGVRAFVASYADRRHDVAYEFDGVVVKLDEIALQGRLGSTSRAPRWAIAWKFPPEEVNTKLVDIRVGVGRTGRVTPYAVVEPVTVAGSEVEFATLHNQDVVRAKGVLIGDTVALRKAGDVIPEIMGPLTDLRDGSEREFVMPAECPECGTPLKPMKEGDVDLRCPNARSCPAQLRERLFYLAGRRCLDIENFGYVAATALTQPLEPAEPPLKDEGGLFDLKVEDLLPIKSYVLDQDTGLPKRDPETGEEKVVTFFANKEGNPKKNTELMLDHIRAARDRPLARVIAGLSIRHVGPVAAEALAREFRSIERIMAASEEELAAAEGVGPTIAASLTQWFAEDWHREIVERWRAAGVRMEEEADESEGSRPLEGLTVVVTGTLQSHTRDGAKEALQTRGAKVTGSVSKKTDFVVSGDNPGSKYDKAVQLKVPVLDDAGFAVLLEQGPDVAREAAVTPPE; translated from the coding sequence GTGGGTACGGACAGCGAGGCGCGTGAGCGGCATCGGCTGCTGGCCGAGCAGATCGAGGAGCACCGCTTCAGGTACTACGTGACGACGCCCGTCATCAGCGACGCCGACTTCGACAAGCTGATGCGGCAGTTGGAGGCGCTGGAGGAGGAGCACCCCGAGCTGCGCACGCCCGACTCGCCGACCCAGAAGGTCGCCGGGGCGTACGAGACGGAGTTCACCTCCGTGCAGCACCTGGAGCGGATGCTCTCCCTGGACAACGCGTTCACGGACGAGGAGCTGGACACCTGGGCCGACCGGATGGCCAGGGAACTCGACCCCCAGCCGTACCACCTGCTGTGCGAGCTGAAGGTCGACGGCCTCGCGGTCAACCTGACGTACGAGCACGGCCGGCTGGTCCGCGGCGCCACCCGCGGCGACGGCCGCGCCGGCGAGGACATCACGCCGAACATCCGCACCATCGGCGAGATCCCCCACCGCCTGGCGGGGGAGAACGTCCCGGATCTCGTCGAGATCCGCGGCGAGGTGTACTTCACGCTCTCGGAGTTCCAGCGGCTCAACGCGGACCTGGTGGCCGAGGGCAAGCCCCCCTTCGCCAACCCGCGCAACTCCGCCGCCGGCTCGCTGCGCCAGAAGAACCCCCAGATCAGCGCCTCCCGCCCGCTGCACATGGTGGTCCACGGCATCGGCCGGCTCGACGGCGTCCGCTTCGACCGGCTCTCCGGGGCGTACGAGCTGCTCAAGGAGTGGGGCCTGCCCACCTCGCCGTACACCCGGGTGGTCGACGGCATCGACGGCGTGCGGGCCTTCGTCGCGAGCTACGCGGACCGCCGCCACGACGTGGCGTACGAGTTCGACGGCGTCGTCGTCAAGCTCGACGAGATCGCCCTGCAGGGCCGCCTCGGCTCCACGTCCCGCGCGCCGCGCTGGGCCATCGCGTGGAAGTTCCCGCCGGAGGAGGTCAACACCAAGCTGGTCGACATCCGCGTCGGCGTCGGGCGCACCGGGCGCGTCACGCCGTACGCGGTGGTCGAGCCGGTGACGGTGGCCGGCTCCGAGGTCGAGTTCGCCACGCTGCACAACCAGGACGTGGTCAGGGCCAAGGGCGTCCTCATCGGCGACACGGTCGCGCTGCGCAAGGCGGGCGACGTGATCCCCGAGATCATGGGCCCGCTGACCGACCTCAGGGACGGCAGCGAGCGGGAGTTCGTGATGCCCGCGGAGTGCCCCGAGTGCGGCACGCCGCTCAAGCCCATGAAGGAGGGCGACGTCGACCTGCGCTGCCCCAACGCCCGGTCCTGCCCGGCCCAGCTTCGCGAGCGGCTGTTCTATCTCGCCGGCCGCCGCTGCCTGGACATCGAGAACTTCGGGTACGTCGCCGCGACCGCGCTCACCCAGCCGCTGGAGCCGGCGGAGCCGCCGCTGAAGGACGAGGGCGGCCTGTTCGACCTGAAGGTCGAGGACCTGCTGCCCATCAAGTCGTACGTCCTGGACCAGGACACCGGTCTGCCCAAGCGCGACCCGGAGACGGGCGAGGAGAAGGTCGTCACCTTCTTCGCCAACAAGGAAGGCAACCCGAAGAAGAACACCGAGCTGATGCTCGATCACATCCGGGCGGCCAGGGACCGGCCGCTGGCCCGGGTCATCGCCGGGCTGTCCATCCGGCACGTCGGACCGGTCGCCGCGGAGGCGCTGGCCCGCGAGTTCCGCTCGATCGAGCGCATCATGGCGGCGAGCGAGGAGGAGCTGGCCGCGGCCGAGGGCGTCGGACCGACCATCGCCGCGTCGCTGACGCAGTGGTTCGCCGAGGACTGGCACCGCGAGATCGTCGAGCGGTGGCGCGCGGCGGGCGTGCGGATGGAGGAGGAGGCGGACGAGTCCGAAGGTTCACGCCCGCTGGAGGGTCTGACCGTCGTCGTCACGGGAACACTTCAGTCGCACACCCGAGACGGCGCGAAGGAGGCACTGCAGACCCGCGGGGCGAAGGTGACGGGTTCGGTCTCGAAGAAGACCGACTTCGTCGTCTCCGGCGACAACCCCGGGTCCAAGTACGACAAGGCCGTGCAGTTGAAGGTCCCGGTCCTCGACGACGCGGGCTTCGCCGTCCTCCTTGAGCAGGGTCCCGACGTCGCCCGCGAGGCCGCGGTGACACCGCCCGAGTAG
- a CDS encoding alpha/beta hydrolase produces the protein MTQHTATSADGTPVAYETLGEGPPVVLVQGALCARAVDAPLAELLAGRATAVLYDRRGRGGSGDATAGVIPPTGVAERELEDLAAVIGAVGGSAAVYGMSSGAALALRAAAAGLPITRLAVYEPPFRPDDSDDAEHSAGVARLHELLAAGDRDGAVAHFVGGVGAPPETLREMRAMPMWADFTALAPTLAYDYDVLGDGRVPTGRLAGVAVPVLALAGGASWEWIQDAARRVADTVRDGRFSLLEGQTHEVAPEAVAPALREFFAA, from the coding sequence ATGACGCAGCACACCGCCACCTCCGCAGACGGCACCCCCGTCGCGTACGAGACGCTGGGCGAAGGCCCGCCCGTCGTGCTGGTCCAGGGCGCCCTGTGCGCCCGCGCGGTCGACGCGCCGCTGGCGGAGCTGCTCGCCGGCCGCGCCACCGCCGTGCTCTACGACCGCCGCGGCCGGGGCGGCAGCGGCGACGCCACCGCCGGCGTCATCCCTCCGACGGGCGTCGCGGAGCGCGAGCTGGAGGACCTGGCCGCGGTGATCGGCGCGGTCGGCGGCAGCGCGGCGGTGTACGGCATGTCCTCCGGCGCGGCGCTGGCGCTGCGCGCGGCGGCGGCCGGGCTGCCGATCACCCGCCTGGCGGTCTACGAGCCGCCGTTCCGGCCCGACGACAGCGACGACGCCGAGCACTCCGCGGGAGTCGCCAGGCTGCACGAGCTGCTCGCCGCCGGCGACCGGGACGGCGCGGTGGCGCACTTCGTCGGCGGGGTGGGCGCGCCGCCGGAGACGCTCCGGGAGATGCGGGCCATGCCCATGTGGGCGGACTTCACGGCGCTGGCGCCCACCCTCGCGTACGACTACGACGTGCTCGGCGACGGCCGGGTGCCGACCGGGCGGCTGGCGGGCGTGGCCGTGCCGGTCCTCGCGCTGGCCGGCGGGGCGAGCTGGGAGTGGATCCAGGACGCCGCGCGCAGGGTGGCGGACACGGTGCGCGACGGCCGCTTCTCGCTGCTGGAGGGACAGACGCACGAGGTGGCGCCGGAGGCGGTGGCGCCGGCGCTGCGGGAGTTCTTCGCCGCGTAG
- a CDS encoding SDR family oxidoreductase codes for MSDSTTTYLITGAGSGIGDALARRLAARGSAGLWFLVRSEARAAELGGRFPGARAVVADLGEPESLAAALAEQELPARLDALVHSAGVVELGPVAETDPKVWAETMAVNLVGPAELTRLLLPRLRAARGHVVFVNSGAGLSAGRGWGAYGASKHGLKALADALRAEEAGGGVRVTTVYPGRTATPMQAKVHRQEGREYEPGRWIDPESVATTLLTALDLPRDAQLTDVSVRPGP; via the coding sequence ATGAGCGACTCCACCACCACCTACCTGATCACGGGTGCCGGTTCCGGCATCGGCGACGCGCTGGCGCGGCGGCTGGCCGCGCGCGGGTCCGCCGGGCTCTGGTTCCTCGTCCGCAGCGAGGCCCGCGCCGCGGAGCTGGGCGGGCGGTTCCCCGGGGCGCGCGCCGTGGTGGCCGACCTCGGCGAGCCGGAGAGCCTGGCCGCCGCGCTGGCCGAACAGGAGCTGCCGGCCCGGCTCGACGCGCTGGTGCACTCCGCGGGCGTGGTGGAGCTGGGCCCGGTCGCGGAGACCGACCCGAAGGTCTGGGCCGAGACGATGGCGGTCAACCTCGTCGGGCCCGCGGAGCTGACCCGGCTGCTGCTGCCGCGGCTGCGGGCGGCGCGCGGGCACGTCGTCTTCGTCAACTCCGGCGCCGGGCTGAGCGCGGGGCGCGGCTGGGGTGCGTACGGCGCGAGCAAGCACGGCCTGAAGGCGCTGGCCGACGCGCTGCGCGCGGAGGAGGCCGGCGGCGGCGTGCGGGTGACCACGGTCTACCCGGGCCGCACCGCCACGCCGATGCAGGCCAAGGTGCACCGCCAGGAGGGCAGGGAGTACGAGCCGGGGCGCTGGATCGACCCCGAGTCGGTGGCGACGACCCTGCTGACGGCCCTGGACCTGCCGCGCGACGCCCAGCTCACCGACGTCTCCGTACGCCCCGGGCCGTAG
- a CDS encoding TIGR00730 family Rossman fold protein — translation MNICVFLSAADLDERYTGPARRFAELLGKRGHTLVWGGSDVGLMKVVADGVQEHGGRLVGVSVTFLADKARAGADEMVIARDLAERKAELLGRSDAVVILVGGTGTLDEATEILELKKHGLHAKPVVLLNSAGYYDGLREQFRRMEAEGFLPLPLTDLMFFADDPEAAMTYLETFPVP, via the coding sequence ATGAACATCTGCGTCTTCCTCTCCGCCGCCGACCTGGACGAGCGCTACACGGGTCCCGCCCGCCGCTTCGCCGAGCTGCTGGGCAAGCGGGGGCACACCCTGGTGTGGGGCGGATCCGACGTGGGGCTGATGAAAGTGGTCGCCGACGGGGTGCAGGAGCACGGCGGGCGGCTCGTCGGGGTCTCGGTGACGTTCCTGGCGGACAAGGCGCGCGCCGGGGCCGACGAGATGGTGATCGCCCGGGACCTGGCGGAGCGCAAGGCGGAGCTGCTCGGCCGCTCCGACGCCGTGGTGATCCTGGTCGGCGGCACCGGCACGCTGGACGAGGCCACGGAGATCCTGGAGCTGAAGAAGCACGGGCTGCACGCCAAGCCGGTGGTGCTGCTCAACAGCGCGGGGTACTACGACGGGCTGCGGGAGCAGTTCCGGCGGATGGAGGCGGAGGGGTTCCTGCCGCTGCCGCTGACGGACCTGATGTTCTTCGCGGACGACCCGGAGGCCGCCATGACGTATCTGGAGACCTTTCCGGTGCCCTGA
- a CDS encoding methionine synthase: MTETATRPWGAGAATGVGSMPGGDARETARTVTGEVGDFPFLPELPARGPGADMVGRSAGMLVDVYAHLQPSGWRIADRPGMDTRRARAWLGEDLDALEEFTQGYAGPLKVQATGPWTLAAALELKGGEAALRDPGACRDLAASLAEGLRVHLAEVRRRVPGAEVVLQLDEPSVTAVLTGRVATASGYRTYRAVDRAVVEGTLRDVIDTAGATGPAGTPVVVHSCAPDVPFALLRRAGAAAVSYDAALLTERQDESVGEAVEAGLGLFAGVVPATPNASAGTPAGAGPMSDPAGSVGGVRTLWRRLGLSPQALAGSVVITPACGLAGAGPEYARRALAHCVRAAGSLARDPE; encoded by the coding sequence GTGACTGAGACTGCGACGCGCCCCTGGGGTGCCGGTGCCGCCACCGGTGTGGGGTCCATGCCCGGCGGCGACGCGCGGGAGACCGCGCGCACCGTGACCGGCGAGGTCGGCGACTTCCCGTTCCTGCCCGAGCTGCCCGCGCGCGGGCCCGGCGCCGACATGGTCGGCCGCAGCGCCGGGATGCTCGTCGACGTCTACGCGCACCTGCAGCCCAGCGGCTGGCGGATCGCCGACCGGCCGGGGATGGACACCCGCAGGGCGCGCGCCTGGCTGGGCGAGGATCTGGACGCGCTGGAGGAGTTCACCCAGGGCTACGCCGGCCCGCTGAAGGTCCAGGCCACCGGGCCGTGGACGCTGGCCGCCGCGCTGGAGCTGAAGGGCGGCGAGGCGGCGCTGCGGGACCCCGGCGCCTGCCGCGACCTGGCCGCCTCGCTCGCCGAGGGGCTGCGCGTGCACCTGGCCGAGGTACGCCGCCGGGTGCCCGGCGCCGAGGTGGTGCTGCAGCTCGACGAGCCGTCGGTCACCGCCGTGCTCACCGGCCGGGTCGCCACCGCCAGCGGCTACCGCACCTACCGGGCCGTGGACCGCGCCGTGGTCGAGGGCACGCTGCGCGACGTGATCGACACCGCCGGCGCCACCGGACCCGCCGGCACCCCGGTCGTCGTGCACTCCTGCGCCCCGGACGTGCCCTTCGCGCTGCTGCGCCGCGCGGGCGCCGCGGCCGTGTCGTACGACGCGGCGCTGCTGACCGAACGCCAGGACGAGTCTGTGGGCGAGGCCGTGGAGGCCGGGCTCGGGCTCTTCGCGGGCGTCGTGCCGGCGACGCCGAACGCGTCCGCGGGCACGCCCGCCGGTGCGGGTCCGATGTCAGACCCTGCAGGTAGCGTCGGGGGTGTCAGGACGTTGTGGCGCAGGCTGGGGCTGTCGCCGCAGGCGCTCGCCGGCAGTGTGGTGATCACTCCGGCGTGCGGCCTCGCGGGCGCCGGCCCCGAGTACGCCCGCCGGGCCCTCGCCCACTGCGTCCGTGCCGCGGGGTCCCTCGCCCGGGACCCGGAGTGA
- the gatA gene encoding Asp-tRNA(Asn)/Glu-tRNA(Gln) amidotransferase subunit GatA yields MADGSGIIRQTAAETAAQIAAGDVTAVEVAEAHLARIDAVDEKVHAFLHVDREGALARARAVDAKRDRGEKLGPLAGVPLALKDIFTTEGVPTTAGSKMLQGWIPPYDATVTRRLKEADVVILGKTNMDEFAMGSSTENSAYGHTGNPWDLTRIPGGSGGGSSAAITAHMAALAIGTDTGGSIRQPASVTGTVGVKPTYGGVSRYGMIAFSSSLDQGGPCARTVLDAALLHEVLAGHDPMDSTSIDAPVPPVVEAARNGSVAGMRVGVVKEFRGEGYQPGVIQRFDEAVELLRELGAEVVEVSCPTFDKALAAYYLIAPAEVSSNLARYDGLRYGLRTGDDGTHSAEEVTSLTRAAGFGPEVKRRIMLGTYALSSGYYDAYYGSAQKVRTLITRDFARAYEQVDVLVSPTTPTTAFPIGERVDDPMAMYLADLCTIPSNLAGNAAMSLPCGLAPEDGLPVGLQIIAPAMADDRLYKVGAAVEAAFTDRWGHPLLEEAPAL; encoded by the coding sequence GTGGCGGACGGCTCGGGAATCATCAGGCAGACGGCGGCCGAGACCGCCGCGCAGATCGCCGCCGGCGACGTCACCGCCGTCGAGGTGGCCGAGGCCCATCTCGCCCGCATCGACGCCGTGGACGAGAAGGTGCACGCCTTCCTGCACGTCGACCGCGAGGGCGCGCTCGCCCGCGCGCGGGCCGTGGACGCCAAGCGCGACCGCGGCGAGAAGCTGGGCCCGCTGGCCGGCGTGCCGCTGGCGCTCAAGGACATCTTCACCACCGAGGGCGTGCCCACCACCGCCGGGTCCAAGATGCTCCAGGGCTGGATCCCGCCGTACGACGCGACGGTGACCCGGCGGCTGAAGGAAGCCGACGTCGTCATCCTCGGCAAGACCAACATGGACGAGTTCGCCATGGGCTCCTCCACCGAGAACAGCGCCTACGGCCACACCGGCAACCCCTGGGACCTCACCCGGATCCCCGGCGGCTCCGGCGGCGGCTCGTCGGCCGCCATCACCGCCCACATGGCGGCCCTGGCCATCGGCACCGACACCGGCGGCTCCATCCGCCAGCCCGCGTCCGTGACCGGCACCGTCGGCGTCAAGCCGACCTACGGCGGCGTCTCCCGGTACGGGATGATCGCGTTCTCCTCCAGCCTGGACCAGGGCGGCCCGTGCGCCCGCACCGTGCTGGACGCGGCGCTGCTGCACGAGGTGCTCGCCGGCCACGACCCGATGGACTCCACCTCCATCGACGCCCCCGTCCCGCCCGTCGTCGAGGCCGCGCGGAACGGCTCGGTGGCCGGGATGCGCGTCGGCGTGGTCAAGGAGTTCCGCGGCGAGGGCTACCAGCCGGGCGTCATACAGCGCTTCGACGAGGCCGTCGAGCTGCTGCGCGAGCTGGGCGCCGAGGTGGTGGAGGTGTCCTGCCCGACGTTCGACAAGGCGCTCGCCGCGTACTACCTGATCGCGCCCGCCGAGGTCTCCTCGAACCTCGCCCGCTACGACGGCCTGCGCTACGGCCTGCGCACCGGTGACGACGGCACCCACTCCGCCGAGGAGGTCACCTCGCTGACCCGCGCGGCGGGCTTCGGACCCGAGGTCAAGCGCCGCATCATGCTCGGCACGTACGCGCTCAGCTCCGGCTACTACGACGCCTACTACGGCTCGGCGCAGAAGGTCCGCACCCTCATCACCCGCGACTTCGCGCGCGCCTACGAGCAGGTCGACGTGCTCGTCTCGCCGACCACCCCGACGACCGCGTTCCCGATCGGCGAGCGGGTCGACGACCCGATGGCGATGTACCTCGCCGACCTGTGCACCATCCCGTCCAACCTGGCCGGCAACGCCGCCATGTCGCTGCCCTGCGGCCTCGCGCCGGAGGACGGGCTCCCGGTGGGGCTGCAGATCATCGCCCCCGCCATGGCCGACGACCGGCTCTACAAGGTCGGTGCCGCGGTGGAGGCCGCGTTCACCGACCGGTGGGGCCACCCCCTGCTGGAGGAGGCACCCGCCCTATGA